The Rosa rugosa chromosome 3, drRosRugo1.1, whole genome shotgun sequence sequence AAAGGAGTAAACTGAACATTGACATAAAATCAAATTTCTTATTATGGTTCTGCCTTGATAATGGAACGTTTATCAGTATTCTGAAAGTAATGCATGCATTACAAAAAAGGGCCAGTTTCGCACACGTCATAGTAATCATACCAACGAAAATCCATTGCAATCTGAAACTGTTTATCCAAGTGGAAAATCAGAGAATATTGATACATTCAGATTCTGGAAAACCTATAATACTACTTTCTACATATATTGCTGTCCCGAAAGGGTGACTATGAAACATAAATTGATAGTCACAGTAGTACAAGCACAATGACCATCAGAACTCATTCATGATCAGTAGTGGTTTCTCAAGTAGCTTTTACAGTCTGCTGTCCAGCCATCTATACTCTGGAGGGTAGCTTGTTGAGAGCAGCATTACACCGCTCTTCCGTGATCATTCTGTGGTTTTCGTAGAAATCTAATATCTCCATCGATATGTTTTTCACCTGTCAAAATATGATAAACAAATGTGTGAACAAAAATCTAAAATATGAAAGCAGAAGAAACCAAAAGGAAAGATTATAAATAGCAGAATCCATCTGTTGAGGTCTTCAAAAACTTTGGTATAATAAAGCTTCTTGGCCTCTAAGGCCCAGGACTAGGCAATTAAAAAGACTAGCATTGAAAAGCCAATCTCACATCCACTTGAGGTGAATAAATAATCTCCATTAATAAAATGGTCTTGTTCTCTTTTTATACATAATCATAATGAAAGGATGAAGAAACATCTAATGTTCGACTGAAAGACTCACCACATTCATATCCACACGGAGCTCCTCAAACCATGCCGTGGTGTCTTTCTCTCTGAGTACGCTGGCAATGTATATGCAAGCTAGAGCAATAAGGTGTGGAGGATGTACAAGTGCAAGGTCCATCTTGTATGTGTCATTCACAATTCCCCTGTGTGTATTAAACTGTTAAGGTTGTCTTATTTATTTGTAATATCTTTTCAAGACCATGAAAAATGTTTACAAAGAAAACCTCTATCTGAAACATAAAGCAACACAATTGAGGTCAAGTTTatacagggaaaaaaaaaaaaaaaaaagataacagAATATTTCATATGGACTGTATAAGCATGCAGATAGGTACCACAACTTTAGTTAAGCATGCAAACACTAAATACAACTAAGAAATTAAACAATCGATAAATGGCCTTACCAGGTTACTTGTGTCATAGTTATATCATTCAAGCCTGTATCCTGAAGCAACCTGGAGAAAAATAGAGTACAACTATTTCAGAATAGAGAAGATGGAAGATAGATTCCTATCAACCTAAAATGGTGTGAACTTGAGAAAAAGTAGTGCATAAAAGCATTTGTGGCATCGACAGAATCAAACTTAACAGTTTTAGGTGCATGGTCTACTATCTTTATGCACATATAGCCAAAATAACTACAACATTAAATTGGATTCTAAAACATATTTGAGGTCATGTGTGGGAATCTGAAACCACCCAATCAAAACCTGCAGGAATTGAAGATTCAACTGTAAAACAATGGAGTGATCAAGAGAAAACAAATGGGCGGATCAGTTGGTACACAAATTTTACTTAAAGTTTTCCACTAAAAAGATAGAACTTTTTGCCATATCATGTTTAATCTCTGCCATTTAGAGTACTAATCTAATGGATAATAATTGAAGTCAAAACATGAGTATAATTTGTACCACTGATCCACCTGCAGTAAAAATTATTGTCATCAGAGCTTAATCAGATAGGAATTATCTCTAAACCTATCCGACTAATCAAAATTGTGAGACAAAATGCTTACTGAGACAATGAACGGTAAGGATGGTATATAACTAGATAATAGTTGAGAGCTTCTAAAATCTTCATCTCCATTTCAAGTATGTCTTTGATCTCGCACCTATACTTTTCATCAGAATCTGTACAGAAAAACAGAAGACTGTAAGTGCTTCGGACCATATATAGAATGCCAATAAGTAAATGATTagaaaagatgaagaaaaaatctATTATATTCAGTAACAAGTGATTACATAATTTCCTGATGTAAAATACAAGAAGTTTAGCCTGAACTGTGCTTTCTTCTGCTTTTGATGCCAGGTACAAGCAGGTTGGAGCCACAAGGCGTGGATCATACTCAGACATAGTCTTCCTAAAACAAGAAGTGGAAGTCATGCCTAGCAAGAGAAATTAAATATAGACTTTGTAGTCTTGCACTGACAGATTCTAACCCAAAGGACAGAGTGAGGAATGTTAACAATAGCTGTATATACAATGAGCTGAGACAAATAAGAATGATGCAGCACCATACAAGTGAGAGTGAACACCCATATATATGCAAGTGCATTTATCATACAGTTCATACGTAAAAACTCTTCTAGCTGAAGAAACATTATGGATGTGATAAGGAATCTCAAAATTTGCGTCTTAAAAATGTGGGAATAAGGAAATGTTCCAGCATACTAGGTTGAACTTACATATGAATGCAAATACAGATGTTACTTTAAACCTTTTTGGGGATGAAATATTAATGAGTTGATAAGAAATGGTCAGAAAACATCTTAGCAACATGTCATTAATGGGAACAGTcacgaaaacaaaaacaatcaatACGTATTTGTTATCATGATTGGGTCTTGCTTTGAGGATATGCCTAGTTTATTACTTAAAAATTCTGCCATAATTAAAACAAAAGTGAGTGCTGAATCGGTGAAGCCAAAAAATGTGACTTAGCTAAAGAAAATGATAAACTTAAAAGATACGAGTTTGACAGGAAATGCAGGTTCTAGGATTGAAGAAACTCAAGGCTACTACTAAGACAAAAGACCATTAATGTGGTTCACGAATAAACCATAAGCTGGCCAGTGGCTGAACAATTTTTCCTCACTATTGAATATTTGGTTAACATACCTGGTATACACACGCCTCATATATGTAACTGCAGTAGCTACAACCCTGCAAAATTGACGAGTAAAAAAGACACCATCTGAGTATGCAGAAGTGAATCAAATATATTTCTGcacttgattaaaaaaatgaagCTATTCAACGAACCTTTGTCTCACTTTCACATGTTGTGCCACTTTGGATATATCTGAAAATGGTAAGAGGGAAAATAACCAGAAAAATTAGTCTATAATCAAGTATGACATTTTCAAGGACTCTCATCGGAACGTAGCATCACCATGTTCCGCTATTTCACTGAAATTGCTCTTATCAATcaaaacaaggaaaagaaaaaacaaaaaaacaaaaggaagcgAAACATTTCAGCATCAGCCAGagattttatcaaaaaaaatacaaagatCCAAATTGCAGGGAAAACCCAATACAGAAACACAATCCAAAAAGCAAAATCAATGGAGAACAAAGAAAATACAATTGGCCATATGCATCTTGATGAGCTTGAAGTCTTCAAGAGTGATGCCCTTCTCTTTATCAAGTGGGAGCACAACATCCACATCTTCCTGGTCCGAAAGCTGTTTGCTGCGCACCACAAGCAGCAGAACCCCAGAATCGAATTAGAGAGTGAAATTAGAAACCAACAAAATCATCGGAGAGAGGATCAAACGTACTAGTGAGACGAAGTCCAGAAATTGGAAGCCATGGCTTTTGTCGGATTTTGAAAAATGTCCCCAAACTGTTAATTACTTCGTCGTTATAAATTTCGGGACTCTCCAATGTTATGGATTCAGATTTTGACCCATTGCGGGACTGCGGGTTGTTCAATAGGCCCACACCCATCTCTTTGTAAATCCAACTAAATCGGTCCAATGGGAATTTTGGTACTTCATATTTATATGATGAATTTTGATATGTTTTGGTCGAGACAAAGTTGGACAACTCAGTTTCAGCAAAGTTCAAAATTTAGGTttaaacaaatttttattttttttttattattattattatattttttttagaatgaggTTTTAACAAAAATTTTGGTACTTCAAAATTGTGGAAATTTCAATAGATATTTTGCGCAAATTCAAATTTAGAAAATTCGATGGAAGTTTTGATATATTAGGTAAATATTCGTACCTAAAAACTAGTTTTGAAGATATTTGGAGAGGCTCAAATATCGATAAGGCTAAGTTTGGAAAATTTTATAATTTCGATGAAATTTAAATCCTTGATTCCATATGTGATTCTGTATACACCAGAATGAACATGAAGCCAAAACTCTAAAGATCAAAAATTACAGATGATCATTCTGAATACAATTCATAAGCAAATTGGCCCATACTTTAGCcgggaaaaaaaattacaaacaaaaacGAGTTGTACAAAACGAATGCATAATCTCCTCCATTATGATACATTATACTGTAAATGAAGGCTCGCCCATATTAATAAGGTCATTCATCGTTTCTAAATAATCAAATTTcacaatgaaaaaagaaaaatagctATTTATTGCAATTCACCGAGTCCAGTCTGGTAGCAAAACATTCAAGAGCAAGACTAGAAATATCGCAAGCTTCATTTTTGGCTACCACTCCCATTATATTTTCATGATGTTCCACACCCACTGTGGTGACTCgagagggggtcccacagcgccgcgactccgagccaatgaggaatcgacatgtcacgaatggcatctcgatagctcatcaacccgaaaccgcaaggccttttgagtttaggttgttggtttacaaaacactttcttggacaaatcattctagcaacctaacaacacattttcaaaagcggaattcgaaatgggctaagagttttgggcttgcgatcggagcccaatttggaaaataaaacacatctctaagtaacgacaagtatgggagacgcgccccagggttacgggtctcccggaatttttgtaaacgagtaggaaataaataaaaagtaaataaacaagctactacaaaatccgattaaggaccaaaaccttcttttgataaaactaaagagaaatgcgccaagccgtgccatgtgcctcccctgtacgcttctcgaccacatgctcgaaacctgcacactatagtaggggtgagctttcgtcctcgcatgcccaataggggccgacccaaccatgctaggtttgaaaaataatatacttgaaaatatttactacataatattgtgcacgatTATCGAAAAATACTTTAAGtaaagaggcaaccacaaacatttgttttctttcaaaaaacatatgcagtatgcttcacacaatttggagctccgagatacttacctgccggctaaagtaaaataaatcagtgaccgatctggttcgtcctgagtaagagaaccagccaactactttgtagtccttgtgactacaagtagcgaaagtgtccatttcctggctctgagtctcctatgactggttcactgtctgtacttacctttccccgacaaacataggagcacagccccctccggaggttcacggttatcgacaccgtgggatccctaggaatcaacgcgtctaggtcccattcactttcaggtcacaaacatacaaagggtacagtatctcaacatgcaagtctagcctcggttttcgcaatcaacaattatcagctctgaaaacacatgtatcacgaggcatcgactgatgaacaaccaaaaacgttcttgcaggcaacatactatcatagtatagcattccacatatactgaaaacctctaacaaggaagggacagctcaccctacctggaattggagtgcttgcccgcattcgggttcgttcccgactttcgatcctttatccaaatccaagtgcacacgctcggtcctttataataaaattaaaccaataagtaacttgacttcattataactcaactaaccgagcaaccaaaacatttacttaatttccttataaTCCATCGGATTATCCTTTAATCGAACAATGATCTAGAACTTGTGTTTATAGAATTCTCCTTtagttgataaattctattatccattcccaaacaatccaaatccaaatgatatagcatttgaatcatttaggatatggtgattatacttagcactttcaccttcatttctttaccctttttaccttaagaaaacaaatggcaATTTCCATTCCTGAACAATTCATTTAACATAATaagctcattcgggatatggtggTCACACTTCTTCCCATATTAAAATTTCGGTCAACCGGTTTGACCTCATTTTATTTAGCGTTTAAACCCTAAGTAATTAAACAGCAACCACCATTCCCGAATAATTTCATTATACGATAATTCCAGGATATGGTAGGTTTGGAATATTTCTATTCACGGACTATTAATTCACTTATCCAAAACCGGTCCATTCTTATTTTACATTTCGACGTTGATAAAAATTCATCCTTTTAATTCTCAAGACAATTCTCCTCTATTCAATAAGCCAATTCATTCCAAGTTTCCAACATAACTCAAACAACAAGTACCACTTTCGTTTCTAATATTTCACATAACCATGACTTCACCGAGTACACACAATATACAGCAAAATCATATCCAAATACCCAgacccttaccattcttcttttccaaattgGGAATCAAGTCGTTGCTGCTGCAATCCACCATCGACAACAGTTTCAACACCTAacgagca is a genomic window containing:
- the LOC133740552 gene encoding cyclin-C1-2-like, which encodes MASNFWTSSHYKQLSDQEDVDVVLPLDKEKGITLEDFKLIKMHMANYISKVAQHVKVRQRVVATAVTYMRRVYTRKTMSEYDPRLVAPTCLYLASKAEESTVQAKLLVFYIRKLYSDEKYRCEIKDILEMEMKILEALNYYLVIYHPYRSLSQLLQDTGLNDITMTQVTWGIVNDTYKMDLALVHPPHLIALACIYIASVLREKDTTAWFEELRVDMNVVKNISMEILDFYENHRMITEERCNAALNKLPSRV